Proteins from a genomic interval of Watersipora subatra chromosome 10, tzWatSuba1.1, whole genome shotgun sequence:
- the LOC137407251 gene encoding polypeptide N-acetylgalactosaminyltransferase 15-like, which translates to MLTHQAQRNVTRTFVGFLFLWIIVTVIEHHTQVESDEQHEVVPVTEEQVLPVSLKDASDNLDLEIRLQKLRWALYNVSRPDDEKYAINETKSQTLSVTRGIPDNRPPECLQKIYNTSNLPTISVIIPVYNEAPSMLLRTIHSILTRTPPSLLADVILVDDMSTNDNMKQVLTNYVAELPKVKIMRLKKKAHLIRARMAGASIAKGDVLLFQDGHTEMNVGWAEPVLDYIRSNREVVMQPTIDDVDQWTIVYQPTHDHSIKWRGVFLWDMRYAWNQVPRYYKSWLSSDAEPYPCPVLVGCSIAVDRSYFYEIGGFDTGLDIYGGEQIELSFRTWMCGGRVFIHPCSRIGHVFKPWMKSDVYWRKREQAIARNSIRLGESWMGSYVSYYYASSRIYDFKQVELSLEEKAGILTRRQLARELDCKGFNWYLNNVLPELKPPHIDSTFYGEVSNAKSSLCLAIADDGYVSLTSDCYIYSRYRQEAEFSFRSTGQLMRGTQCVMVDDVSLLQLVSCNALPPNHGAIVFHQVGELLTKGNIIYVREGEDDQCLEQITNVLSPHIDEQMPQFRDCDITDTEFSQWLINYHFEYNLVPPPLFDEDVRIRAN; encoded by the exons ATGTTGACACATCAGGCGCAGAGAAATGTTACGAGAACCTTTGTTGGTTTTCTGTTCCTGTGGATTATTGTAACTGTCATAGAGCACCACACTCAGGTagaatccgatgagcagcacgaAGTGGTTCCTGTCACTGAGGAGCAGGTGCTACCTGTCAG TTTGAAAGATGCAAGCGATAACCTTGACCTTGAAATTCGACTGCAGAAGTTAAGGTGGGCACTCTATAATGTTTCGCGACCAGATGATGAAAAATATGCTATTAATGAAACGAAAAGTCAGACATTGTCTGTGACAAGAGGCATACCAGACAACAGACCACCAGAGTgcttacaaaaaatatacaataCATCAAACCTTCCCACAATAAG TGTAATCATCCCTGTGTACAATGAGGCACCATCCATGCTTCTCAGGACTATTCACAGTATCCTGACAAGAACTCCTCCATCACTTCTAGCTGATGTCATCCTAGTAGATGACATGAGCACCAATGACAACATGAAACAAGTGCTCACTAACTATGTTGCAGAGCTCCCAAAG GTGAAAATAATGCGTCTGAAGAAAAAGGCGCATCTCATCAGAGCACGCATGGCAGGAGCGTCTATCGCTAAAGGAGATGTACTGCTATTTCAAGATGGACACACCGAG ATGAATGTAGGCTGGGCGGAGCCAGTTCTTGACTATATAAGATCTAATAGAGAAGTAGTAATGCAGCCCACAATAGACGATGTAGATCAATGGACCATAGTCTACCAACCAACACATGACCACAGCATCAAATGGAGGGGAGTGTTCCTTTGGGACATGAG GTATGCATGGAACCAGGTTCCCCGTTACTACAAGTCTTGGCTATCATCAGATGCAGAACCATATCCGTGTCCGGTTCTAGTTGGCTGTTCTATTGCTGTTGACAGGAGTTACTTTTATGAAATAGGAGGTTTTGATACTGGTCTAGACATTTATGGTGGAGAGCAG ATTGAGCTCTCCTTCAGAACTTGGATGTGTGGAGGCAGGGTTTTTATCCATCCTTGCTCACGCATAGGACATGTCTTCAAACCATGGATGAAATCGGATGTTTATTGGAGAAAGAGAGAGCAGGCAATTGCTAGAAATAGCATCAG ACTGGGAGAAAGTTGGATGGGGTCATATGTCAGCTACTACTATGCTTCTAGTAGAATTTATGACTTCAAACAAGTGGAACTTAGCCTAGAG GAAAAAGCTGGTATTTTAACAAGAAGACAGTTGGCCAGAGAACTAGACTGTAAAGGTTTCAACTGGTACCTGAATAATGTTCTTCCAGAGCTCAAACCTCCTCACATAGACTCTACCTTTTACG GAGAAGTGAGTAATGCTAAATCTTCTCTGTGCCTGGCAATCGCTGATGATGGCTATGTCAGTCTCACTTCAGATTGTTATATCTACTCAAGGTACCGACAAGAG GCAGAGTTTTCATTTCGCTCAACTGGCCAGCTAATGCGGGGAACGCAGTGCGTGATGGTGGATGATGTCTCTTTGCTCCAGCTCGTCTCTTGTAATGCTCTTCCGCCGAACCATGGTGCCATAGTCTTTCACCAAGTGGGAGAGCTGCTAACTAAAGGAAACATCAT ATATGTAAGAGAAGGAGAAGATGACCAGTGTTTGGAGCAGATCACTAATGTCCTGTCTCCTCACATTGATGAACAAATGCCACAATTTCGAGACTGCGATATAACAGACACCGAGTTTAGTCAATGGCTGATAAACTACCACTTTGAGTATAATCTCGTACCTCCTCCGCTGTTTGACGAAGATGTTAGAATTAGGGCTAACTAG